Proteins from a genomic interval of Quercus lobata isolate SW786 chromosome 11, ValleyOak3.0 Primary Assembly, whole genome shotgun sequence:
- the LOC115968728 gene encoding DEAD-box ATP-dependent RNA helicase 17 has protein sequence MATTKKRSENPTKTKDAETKKNTNNNEIFASCSFSSLGLHSSLCDQLRDRMGFEAPTLVQAQAIPVILSGRHVLVNAATGTGKTIAYLAPIIHHLQGKQPRIQRSDGTFALVLVPTRELCMQVYEILQKLLHRFHWIVPGYIMGGENRSKEKARLRKGISILVATPGRLLDHLKNTSSFLHTNMRWIIFDEADMILELGFGKEIEEILDQLGSRPNQFAGKESAVSCNSEPQRQNLLLSATLNEKVNHLAKLSLENPVMIGLDDKKIQPTLSSEDFESLGFDVNDELEQPDKLISSSIADFRVPSQLVQRYVKVPCGSRLVVLLSILKHLFESGPSQKIVVFFSTCDAVDFHYSLLSEFKLSPNTQPEEELRPLFIRSKTFRLHGNMKQEDRRTTFQAFKTEKLALLLCTDVIARGVDIPKVKFIIQYDSPGEATEYVHRVGRTARLGERGEALLFLQPVEMDYLKDLEKHGESLTEYPLLKVLDSFPLYDQKRHVKKFLTLDLHPWVLALQKALESFVVAQPSMKKLAKDAFCSWVRAYTAHRGELKRIFMVKKLHLGHVAKSFALKEQPSLVGKSFQNQQRKRKREEKQKGLSRSKKRKFVGKNMNK, from the exons ATGGCGACAACGAAGAAGAGAAGCGAAAAccccacaaaaacaaaagacgCAGAGACTAAGAAGAACACCAACAACAACGAGATTTTCGCATCATGCTCTTTCTCCAGCCTCGGTCTCCACTCCTCCTTATGCGACCAGCTCCGAG ACAGGATGGGCTTCGAAGCTCCCACGTTGGTACAAGCCCAAGCCATTCCAGTTATTCTCTCTGGCCGTCATGT ACTTGTGAATGCTGCTACTGGTACTGGAAAAACTATTGCGTACTTGGCTCCAATCATTCATCACTTGCAGGGAAAACAACCTCGTATTCAGCGTTCTGATGGAACTTTCG CGTTGGTCCTTGTCCCAACGCGGGAGCTATGCATGCAGGTTTATGAAATCTTACAGAAGTTATTGCACCGTTTTCATTGGATTGTCCCGGGTTATATAATGGGTGGTGAAAACAGGTCAAAGGAGAAAGCCAGGCTTCGCAAAG GCATATCTATTCTTGTTGCTACACCTGGGCGCCTCTTGGATCACTTAAAGAATACATCATCATTTTTGCACACTAATATGCGATGGATAATCTTTGACGAAGCTGATAT GATTTTGGAATTAGGATTTGGGAAAGAAATAGAGGAAATACTAGATCAATTGGGTTCAAGGCCAAATCAGTTTGCTGGCAAAGAGAGTGCTGTTTCATGTAATTCTGAGCCTCAGAGACAGAATTTGCTATTATCGGCTActttaaatgaaaaagtaaatcATCTTGCCAAACTTAGTTTAGAGAATCCTGTTATGATTGGCCTTGATGACAAGAAGATACAGCCTACATTATCATCTGAAGATTTTGAATCTTTGGGATTTGATGTGAATGATGAATTAGAACAGCCTGATAAATTGATTAGCTCTTCAATTGCAGATTTTAGAGTTCCATCTCAATTAGTTCAGAGATATGTGAAAG TACCCTGTGGCTCACGGCTAGTTGTACTTCTTTCCATTCTAAAGCATCTTTTTGAGAGCGGACCTTCCCAAAAG ATTGTGGTATTCTTTTCAACATGTGATGCAGTGGATTTTCACTACTCTCTGCTAAGTGAATTCAAACTCTCCCCTAATACACAACCAGAGGAAGAACTAAGACCATTGTTCATTAGAAGTAAAACTTTTCGATTACATGGGAATATGAAGCAGGAGGATAGAAGAACCACATTTCAGGCTTTTAAAACAGAAAAATTAGCTCTTCTCTTATGCACAGATGTTATTGCTAGAGGCGTGGATATTCCAaaagttaaatttattataCAATATGATTCTCCAGGGGAGGCTACGGAATATGTGCATAG GGTTGGCAGAACTGCTCGGTTGGGCGAACGAGGAGAGGCATTGTTATTTCTGCAACCAGTTGAAATGGACTATTTAAAAGACTTGGAGAAACATGGCGAGTCTTTAACTGAGTATCCCCTCCTTAAAGTCTTGGATAGTTTCCCATTGTATGATCAGAAGCGCCATGTCAAGAAGTTTCTCACCTTAGACTTACATCCCTGGGTTCTAGCTCTGCAGAAGGCACTTGAATCATTTGTTGTGGCCCAG CCAAGCATGAAGAAACTGGCCAAGGACGCTTTTTGCTCCTGGGTCCGTGCATACACTGCCCATCGCGGGGAGCTGAAAAGAATATTTATGGTGAAGAAACTTCATTTAGGGCATGTCGCAAAGAGCTTTGCATTGAAGGAACAACCTTCCTTGGTTGGTAAGTCATTTCAAAACCAacaaaggaagaggaagagagaagaaaagcagAAGGGACTGTCGAGATCGAAAAAGAGGAAATTTGTTGGTAAGAACATGAACAAATAA